From a single Brassica napus cultivar Da-Ae chromosome C9, Da-Ae, whole genome shotgun sequence genomic region:
- the BNAC09G51460D gene encoding uncharacterized protein BNAC09G51460D, translating to MEALIHHFTLLSDQALVDKTFDPATIEDLMRLFEVDSYKAWAALEAEQQQELEAAEESIREAEAELDRDMEWGMEEYRRTLEEMERMEAAELKELEEKAETARRTGNLLEKAATIAAKRHIAAAMGSAAASMRSAWKTASGNKVHPS from the exons ATGGAAGCCCTGATTCACCACTTCACTCTCCTCTCCGACCAAGCCCTTGTCGACAAAACATTCGACCCTGCCACGATCGAAGACCTCATGCGCCTCTTCGAAGTCGATTCCTACAAGGCTTGGGCAGCTCTGGAAGCCGAGCAACAACAAGAGCTAGAAGCCGCTGAAGAATCGATCCGCGAAGCCGAAGCTGAACTCGATCG GGATATGGAGTGGGGGATGGAGGAGTACAGGCGGACGTTGGAGGAGATGGAGAGGATGGAGGCGGCGGAGCTTAAGGAGCTTGAGGAGAAGGCGGAGACTGCTCGGAGAACGGGGAATTTATTGGAGAAAGCTGCTACCATCGCCGCGAAAAGGCATATTGCGGCGGCGATGGGATCAGCTGCTGCCTCGATGAGATCTGCTTGGAAGACTGCATCTGGGAACAAAGTTCATCCTTCTTGA